CACGGCCTCATAGGATCGCAGATGCACTCCCCCGTGGACGCGAGCTACCTGGCCGACGCCATCGTGCTGATGCGCTACTTCGAAGCCGACGGCGAGGTGCACCAGGCCATCTCGGTGCTGAAGAAGCGCAGTGGCCTGCACGAGCGCAGCATTCGGAGCTTCACCATGGGTGCCCGGGGAATTCTGCTGGGCCCGCCTTTGCGGCAATTCCGCGGCATTCTCACCGGCGTACCGGTGCCGCTGCAAGGCCCGGGAGCGGGCACCGACTCCCCATCGGCATGACGGAGGGGAGCGCGCCGTCGCACGAGTTGCGTGTGCTGCTGCGCATGGTGACGGCGAAAGACGCGGCCATGACCACGCAGTTGTTGGCGCGCTCGGACATCGAGGCCGAGAGCTGCGCCGACGCCGCCATGCTGGCCAGCGAGATGGCGCGCGGCGCGGGCGCCGTGTTGATCGCGGAAGAAGTCCTGAGCGACCAGGGTTTTGGCCGGGTGATGCTGGCTCTGCGCGCGCAGGCGCCCTGGTCCGACATTCCCGTGATCGTCGTGGCGCGCTCGGGCCTGGAGTCGCTGGTGATCTCTGAAGCTGTCGAGCAACTGGCCAACCTCACCGTGCTCGAACGGCCGATGCGCGTGTCCTCGCTGGTGAGCGCGGTGCGCACCGCGTTGGCCGCACGGCGGCGGCAGTACCAGTTGCGGGCCACGCTGGAAGGTCTGCGCGAAGCGGACCAGCGCAAGACCGAGTTCCTGGCCACGCTGGCGCACGAACTGCGCAACCCGCTCGCGCCGCTGCGCACCGCCCTGAGCATCCTTTCGGAAAAGCAGCCGCCACCGGAGACAGCGAAACCGCTGTACGCCATGATGGACCGACAGGTGACGCACATGGTGCGGCTCATCGACGATCTCATGGAAGTCTCGCGCATCACGCGCGGCAAGGTCGAATTGCAGCTGGCCCCGGTCGCCCTGGACCGCGTGCTGCGGGACGCGGCCGAAGTCAGCAAGCCGCTGCTGGCCTCGGCGCGGCACGAACTGGTGATGGACCTCTCCACCGCGCCCTGCGCGGTGCAAGGCGATGCGGTCCGTCTGACCCAGGTGTTCGCCAACCTGATCAACAACGCCGCGAAGTTCACGCCGGCGCAAGGACGCATCGTGGTGTCGATGCGGCCGCACGGCGACACCGTGTGCGTGCAAGTCGCCGACTCAGGCATCGGCATCCCCGCGGACATGCTGGATTCGGTGTTCGACATGTTCGTGCAGATGAGCGACACCTCGCGCCACGCACAGGGGGGCCTGGGCATCGGCCTCACGCTGGTGCGCAGCCTCGTGGAGCTGCACGGCGGCACGGTCACCGCGGCCAGCCCGGGCCGCGAAGGTGGGGCCACGATCACGGTAGCGTTGCCCCTTCAGGCGTCGCGCGCGCCACAACCCGAAGAGCCATCCATCCGCGCGGTCGAACAGGTGGCTCGGGGCCAACGCATCCTCGTGGTCGACGACAACCGCGACGCGGCCGACTCGCTGGCCGAACTGCTGCGGCTGATGGGGGGCAGTGCATCGGTCGCCTACGGGGGCGAAGAAGCACTGTCCGCCCTGGCGGCCTGCCCGCCCACCGTCGCCTTCGTCGATATCGGCATGCCCTTGATCGATGGGTATGCGCTGGCCGCGCGCATCCGCGCCGACCCAGCCACCGCCGGGGTAGTGCTGGTCGCGCTGACCGGGTGGGGGCAGTCGACCGACCGCGAACGCATCATGGCCGCGGGTTTTGACCACCACATCATCAAACCCGCGGACCTCCAGCAACTGAGCGACGTGTTCAAGACCGTCAGCTGACGCCCACCTGCGGATCGGTCTCGCGCTCGGGGTGGCGGCGCACAGCCAAGGCGGCGACGAATGCGCCGATGTCAAGCCCTGTCACCAGCCCCGGATCGGGGTCGCCCGAGGGCAGTACGCGCGGGATGTCGCTCAGGTCGAGCAGCGCTTGCGAGGCCGGCAGCGCCATGATGGGCTTGCAATGGCGGTACTGGTCCAGGATGAACTCGCGCGTATGGCCGTCCCCGGACAACGCGGCGACGCCATCGGCGCCATCGGGCAGCACCAGCGCGTCGAACAGAAAGCCCGGCTCGTTTTCCAGCGATGCGTCGGCATCGATCGGCACGCCATCCGCGGTCTTCACGGCCCCGATGCGCGGCGCGACGAAGCGAGGCACGGCGCCCTGCTCGAACAAGGCCGCATGCACCTGCCGCGCCGACTGGCCCTCTACGCCGTCGGCCACCAGCAGTGCCACCTTGCACCCCTTGATGGAGCCGTCGCCCGGGCGCGCCTTGAGCGAGAGCGCGGGCGAGTGCATCACTTCCGCGGGCGCCGGCTCCTCCAGCACACGCGGCATGGCGGGCGGCAATTCGCGCATGCCCAGCCCGGCCGCCACCTGCGCGGCAAGCGCCTCGGACGCATTGCGCAAGGACGACACCATGCGCTCGCGGATCGCCGGCACCGTGACCTTGGACAGTTCGAAACGGAATGCCGCGGCAATGTGCGCC
The sequence above is a segment of the Hydrogenophaga sp. BPS33 genome. Coding sequences within it:
- a CDS encoding ATP-binding protein → MTEGSAPSHELRVLLRMVTAKDAAMTTQLLARSDIEAESCADAAMLASEMARGAGAVLIAEEVLSDQGFGRVMLALRAQAPWSDIPVIVVARSGLESLVISEAVEQLANLTVLERPMRVSSLVSAVRTALAARRRQYQLRATLEGLREADQRKTEFLATLAHELRNPLAPLRTALSILSEKQPPPETAKPLYAMMDRQVTHMVRLIDDLMEVSRITRGKVELQLAPVALDRVLRDAAEVSKPLLASARHELVMDLSTAPCAVQGDAVRLTQVFANLINNAAKFTPAQGRIVVSMRPHGDTVCVQVADSGIGIPADMLDSVFDMFVQMSDTSRHAQGGLGIGLTLVRSLVELHGGTVTAASPGREGGATITVALPLQASRAPQPEEPSIRAVEQVARGQRILVVDDNRDAADSLAELLRLMGGSASVAYGGEEALSALAACPPTVAFVDIGMPLIDGYALAARIRADPATAGVVLVALTGWGQSTDRERIMAAGFDHHIIKPADLQQLSDVFKTVS